A genomic window from Tolypothrix sp. PCC 7910 includes:
- a CDS encoding AAA family ATPase: MNSSSQDWSFPYCANEANWSINWSALEAEFNWLRSLADCPQDPRYHAEGDVLIHTKLVCEALVALPQWRALPAKDRSVLFAAALLHDVAKPAATEIADDGAISSKGHVLQGAKMTQQILWDLQVPFKEREAIASLVKYGSLPLWFWDKSNPERAVIKASQIIRCDMLAMLAEADVRGRYCNDQAQLLERIEFFREFCQENNCFEQPRQFPSAHSRFIYFQKENGNPDYEAYDDTRFQVVMMSGLPGSGKDTWIKENLPDWQVISLDKLRQQMGIDPEDDQGVVANAAKALAKEYMRNGQSFVWNATNLSRQLRGMLIRMFANYQGRIRIVYLETSWEELLRRNCDRTANVPEKVLYRLKNRLDVPDITEAQAVDWVV; encoded by the coding sequence ATGAATTCCTCTAGTCAAGATTGGTCTTTTCCTTATTGTGCGAATGAAGCCAATTGGTCAATCAATTGGTCTGCGCTGGAAGCAGAATTTAATTGGTTGCGATCGCTTGCTGATTGTCCCCAAGATCCACGCTATCATGCGGAAGGCGATGTTCTCATTCATACAAAATTAGTATGTGAAGCTTTAGTTGCTTTACCTCAATGGCGAGCATTACCAGCTAAGGATCGCTCGGTTTTATTTGCAGCAGCTTTACTACATGATGTGGCAAAACCTGCGGCTACTGAAATTGCAGACGATGGTGCTATATCCTCGAAAGGTCACGTACTCCAAGGTGCAAAAATGACACAGCAGATTCTTTGGGATTTGCAAGTACCATTTAAGGAACGGGAGGCGATCGCTTCTTTGGTGAAATATGGTAGTTTACCTCTATGGTTTTGGGATAAGTCCAACCCAGAACGGGCAGTTATCAAAGCTAGCCAAATCATCCGTTGCGATATGCTGGCAATGCTGGCAGAAGCAGATGTACGCGGGCGATACTGCAATGACCAAGCGCAATTACTTGAACGTATCGAGTTTTTCCGCGAATTTTGCCAAGAAAATAACTGCTTTGAGCAACCAAGACAATTCCCATCAGCGCACAGTCGGTTTATTTATTTTCAAAAAGAAAATGGTAACCCAGACTATGAAGCATACGATGACACGCGCTTTCAGGTAGTGATGATGTCAGGATTACCGGGTTCGGGAAAAGATACTTGGATTAAAGAAAATCTCCCCGATTGGCAGGTAATTTCTCTAGATAAACTGCGTCAGCAAATGGGAATCGACCCAGAAGACGACCAAGGTGTAGTAGCAAATGCCGCTAAAGCTTTAGCCAAAGAATATATGCGAAATGGACAATCCTTTGTATGGAATGCCACCAACCTTAGCCGCCAATTACGGGGAATGCTCATTCGGATGTTTGCTAATTATCAAGGTCGAATTCGCATTGTTTACTTAGAAACATCTTGGGAAGAACTATTGCGGAGAAACTGCGATCGCACTGCTAACGTACCAGAAAAAGTACTTTATCGGTTGAAAAATCGCCTTGACGTACCCGATATTACTGAAGCACAGGCTGTAGATTGGGTTGTATAG
- a CDS encoding RNA ligase family protein, whose amino-acid sequence MEQIYKYPRTHHIQGSRLQPGDEDLDSIPFDALKEQYVVVEEKVDGANAAISFAADGQIRLQSRGHYLTGGAREKHFNLFKQWAHTHALAFWQVLGSRYILFGEWLYAKHTVFYDALPHYFLEYDVLDLKKQVFLSTKSRQQLLAGLPLFSVPVLFSGKLQSYKQMIGLVGESHYQTPAHLQTFRQICQERGLDVERSLKQTDQSLLMEGIYIKVEPGDTVIARYKYVRSSFLTTIQQSDGHWLNRPIIPNILRSDADLFS is encoded by the coding sequence ATGGAACAAATCTATAAATATCCGCGTACCCATCACATTCAGGGTTCGCGGTTGCAACCTGGGGATGAAGACCTAGATAGTATTCCCTTTGATGCACTCAAAGAACAGTATGTAGTTGTTGAAGAAAAAGTTGATGGTGCAAATGCAGCCATTAGTTTTGCTGCTGATGGTCAAATCAGACTACAAAGTCGAGGACACTATTTAACAGGTGGGGCGAGAGAAAAGCACTTCAATTTGTTTAAACAGTGGGCGCATACTCACGCTTTAGCTTTTTGGCAGGTATTGGGAAGTCGCTATATTCTTTTTGGGGAATGGCTTTATGCCAAACACACGGTATTTTATGATGCCTTACCCCACTACTTTTTAGAATACGACGTATTGGATTTAAAAAAGCAAGTATTCCTTAGCACTAAAAGCCGTCAGCAGTTACTAGCTGGATTGCCTTTATTTTCTGTACCTGTGCTGTTTTCCGGTAAGCTTCAATCCTACAAACAAATGATTGGCTTGGTGGGTGAGTCACATTATCAAACCCCCGCACATTTGCAAACTTTCCGCCAAATTTGTCAGGAAAGAGGACTGGATGTGGAACGTTCCCTGAAACAAACTGACCAAAGTTTGTTGATGGAGGGTATATACATCAAAGTTGAACCGGGAGATACGGTAATTGCGCGTTATAAATACGTGCGTTCCAGCTTTTTAACCACCATTCAACAATCTGATGGGCATTGGCTCAATCGCCCAATCATACCAAATATTCTGCGTTCTGATGCAGATTTGTTTAGTTAA
- a CDS encoding sugar transferase, with product MPKSSNSQPIDIPVVNSAYISHVAQLPIHPSVNSKAKRIIDILGAVIGLGIMVIILIPVAIAIRLDNPGPIFYSQIRCGLNGRSFRIWKFRSMVVGAEKLKHLVNNEAQNKRIFKNENDPRITRVGKLLRRTSLDELPQFWNVLLGEMSLVGTRPPTPDEVMHYSNHHWQRLNVKPGMTGEWQANGRSQIKDFEDIFNMDINYQRKWSIAYDIILIIKTLKVVFKKDGAF from the coding sequence ATGCCTAAATCTTCTAATTCACAACCAATTGACATACCAGTTGTGAATAGCGCCTATATTTCCCATGTTGCTCAACTCCCAATTCATCCCTCTGTTAATAGCAAAGCAAAAAGGATAATTGACATCTTAGGTGCTGTGATAGGACTAGGGATTATGGTAATTATTTTGATTCCGGTAGCTATAGCTATTCGATTAGATAATCCTGGCCCTATATTTTATAGTCAAATTCGCTGTGGGCTGAATGGGCGCTCTTTCCGCATTTGGAAATTTCGTTCTATGGTAGTTGGTGCTGAAAAACTTAAACATCTTGTTAATAACGAAGCTCAAAATAAGCGTATTTTTAAAAATGAGAATGACCCTCGAATTACAAGGGTAGGGAAGCTTCTCCGGCGTACGAGTCTAGATGAACTCCCTCAGTTTTGGAACGTATTGCTAGGAGAAATGAGCCTAGTCGGTACACGTCCTCCAACTCCTGATGAAGTGATGCATTACTCAAATCACCACTGGCAACGTTTAAATGTCAAACCTGGTATGACTGGAGAATGGCAAGCTAATGGACGTTCTCAAATTAAAGACTTTGAAGATATTTTTAATATGGATATTAACTACCAACGTAAATGGTCTATAGCTTACGATATTATTTTAATTATTAAAACTCTCAAAGTTGTCTTTAAGAAAGACGGTGCTTTTTAG
- a CDS encoding WecB/TagA/CpsF family glycosyltransferase, with protein MANRMSYLTPRFGNIFFSRKIKLLRRRFFPRYRNSIKQEFTEKVNVLNIEIDNLLKTEVLENLHDGIVFTPNVDHLMKLQRDQEFLEAYSSADYKLCDSQILIYASRFLGNPIKEKISGSDFFPAFYNFHKKNEQIKIFLLGAAKGVADQAQERINTKVRRNIVVGNYSPTFGFEKNEQECKSIVKLINDSGATVLAVGLGAPKQEKWIYKYKEQLPNIKIFLAIGATIDFEAGNIQRAPVFISNLGFEWLYRMLCEPQRLWKRYLIEDVPFLWLILQQKLNFYQMTPSEEQSSK; from the coding sequence ATGGCAAACCGAATGAGTTATCTCACTCCTCGTTTTGGGAATATTTTCTTTTCTAGGAAAATCAAACTTTTACGCAGGCGATTTTTCCCACGTTATCGTAATTCTATCAAGCAGGAATTTACGGAAAAAGTTAATGTTTTAAATATTGAAATTGATAATTTACTCAAAACTGAGGTTTTAGAAAATCTTCATGACGGTATTGTCTTTACACCTAATGTCGATCATCTAATGAAACTGCAACGCGATCAGGAGTTTTTAGAGGCATATAGTAGTGCTGACTATAAACTCTGTGATAGCCAAATTCTGATTTATGCTTCTAGATTTTTAGGTAATCCCATCAAAGAGAAAATATCTGGTTCTGATTTCTTTCCCGCCTTTTACAATTTTCACAAAAAAAACGAGCAAATCAAAATTTTTTTACTGGGTGCAGCTAAAGGTGTAGCAGATCAAGCTCAAGAGAGAATCAATACTAAAGTCCGCCGCAATATTGTTGTGGGTAACTATTCACCAACTTTTGGTTTTGAAAAAAATGAACAAGAATGCAAAAGCATAGTGAAATTAATTAATGATTCAGGAGCGACTGTCTTAGCAGTTGGCTTGGGTGCACCCAAACAAGAAAAATGGATCTATAAATATAAAGAGCAATTGCCCAATATCAAGATATTTTTAGCAATAGGTGCGACGATTGACTTTGAAGCTGGAAATATCCAAAGAGCACCAGTATTTATTAGTAATTTAGGTTTTGAATGGTTGTATAGAATGTTATGTGAACCACAGAGATTATGGAAAAGATATTTAATTGAAGATGTACCTTTTTTATGGTTAATTTTGCAACAAAAACTTAATTTTTATCAAATGACACCTAGCGAGGAACAGAGCAGTAAATAA
- a CDS encoding response regulator transcription factor: MHSVKSVGTGIMSESDEQKNVRILLVDDHALVRRGMKGQFTMEPGFDVVGEATDGTQAIELAIKLQPDVILMDIDMPVMDGITATQQIKSDRPNIRILALSAFDHDTQVMGMLAAGADGYCLKSIEWEQLIVVIQLILQGGAYLDPKIAQKVSRMLKPVVVAHNKATVTETGQQPVLSNREREILKLIADGYSNQSIADELYLSLGTVKSYVRMILNKLSVDDRVQAAAIAIREGLI; this comes from the coding sequence ATGCATAGTGTCAAAAGTGTAGGAACAGGAATCATGTCTGAGAGTGACGAGCAAAAAAACGTACGGATTTTATTAGTAGACGATCATGCTTTGGTACGCCGAGGGATGAAAGGCCAGTTTACTATGGAACCTGGTTTTGATGTCGTGGGAGAGGCTACAGATGGCACACAGGCAATAGAACTAGCTATAAAACTCCAGCCAGATGTGATTTTAATGGACATTGATATGCCAGTTATGGATGGCATCACAGCTACACAGCAAATTAAAAGCGATCGCCCTAATATCCGCATTCTAGCTTTGAGCGCATTTGACCATGATACCCAGGTGATGGGAATGCTAGCAGCTGGTGCAGATGGTTACTGTTTAAAGAGTATTGAATGGGAGCAATTGATTGTAGTGATTCAATTGATTCTCCAAGGTGGTGCCTATTTAGACCCAAAAATTGCCCAAAAGGTGTCCCGAATGCTTAAACCCGTGGTAGTTGCCCATAATAAAGCGACTGTGACTGAAACCGGGCAACAGCCAGTCCTGAGCAATCGGGAACGGGAAATTTTAAAATTAATTGCTGATGGCTATTCCAACCAAAGCATTGCTGATGAATTATACCTGTCACTAGGAACAGTGAAGTCCTATGTACGTATGATCCTGAACAAACTCAGCGTAGACGATCGCGTTCAAGCAGCTGCAATTGCTATCAGAGAAGGATTAATTTAA